In Haliscomenobacter hydrossis DSM 1100, the DNA window CCGGCCAGATAATGTCATTTTTAAAAACTACCGCTTCCAAAAAGACCACCTGGAAAACCAGCTTTGGAATTACGCTTACCTCAACTCTGGTTTAAAGCTCAATTACAACGGCAACATCATCACCTCCAAAAATGGTTTGTTGGATTTGCTGGAACGCAAAAGTAAAAACGAAGACCTGCGTTACCCCATCATTCACCTCAAAGCGGATGATTTGGAAGTTGCCATGAGTCACGGCAACCACTATGGAGAACAGTACTATTCCTTCGTGAACGGCCAAAACACGACCCAGGGCGGCTCCCACCTCAGCGCATTCAAAGAAGCAGTGGTGGACACGGTGAAGAAGTTTTACAATGCCAATTACGACCGTACCGATATCCTGGGCTCAATTGTGGCCGCGGTGAGTATCCGGGTAGAAGAACCGGTGTTTGAATCACAAACCAAAACCAAACTCGGCTCGGTCAATATTGCCCCCGAAGGGCAAACGATCCGCACCTTTGTGGGCAATGCCATCAAGGAGCACCTGGACAACCACCTGCGCAAACATCCCGAAATTGCCGACGCCCTGAAAAAGCGGATTCTGCAATCGGAACGAGAGCGCAAAGAAATTGCCGACATCAAAAAACTGGCCAACCAACGGGCCAAAAAAGCCAATCTGCACAACAAAAAGCTGCGCGATTGTCGCTTACATTTCAACGACTCGGCCAAAAAGGTAGCCGAGGACATGCGCTTGGCCACTACCTTGTTCATCACCGAAGGGGATTCAGCTAGTGGTTCCATTACCAAAGCACGGGATGTACAAACCCAGGCCATTTTCAGTTTGCGGGGAAAACCCTTGAACTGTTATGGTTTGACCAAAAAAACGGTCTACGAAAACGAGGAATTTAACCTCCTCCAACACGCCCTCAATATTGAAGATGGTATGGACGACCTGCGCTACAACCGGGTGGTCATCGCCACCGATGCCGACGTAGACGGCATGCACATCCGCTTGTTGATGTTGACTTTTTTCCTCCAGTTTTTTCCGGAATTGGTGCGGGGCAATCACTTGTACATCCTGGAGACGCCACTGTTCCGGGTACGCGACAAGCAGCAGCGCTTTTACTGCTACTCCGAAACCGAAAAAAGAGCGGCCATCAAAAAATTACGCGGCAAACCGGAAATCACCCGTTTCAAAGGTCTGGGCGAAATTTCTCCTGATGAATTCTCGGCTTTTATCGGTCCCGATATCCGCCTGGAACCCGTTATCATCAGCGACAATACCGACATCGACGATGTCCTTTCCTACTATATGGGCAAAAACACCCCCGAACGCCAGGATTTCATCATTGGCAATTTGCGGGTGGAATTGAACGATGTGGAAACGGAAATTGAAGAGGCACCAAAATTGGAAATGGTAGAAGTAGAGGATTGATGAATATCTTATCCTACCTGCCCGAGATTTCATACCTCATTCTAAGCCTGCTGGTATTGGACTTACTAGGCAGCGGCCTGTTCCGTTTGATCGTGCGGCCGCGTGCTAAGCGCTATTGGGAAGCTGCTGAAGAGCCTTTACTTCCGCAAAAATTGGCACAAAATCAATTTCCCCCACAGTGGCTACAATACCTTGAAAAAAGTGGAGCCACCAAGGCGGAGCCTTCCGGCAAAGTACGCCTCCGCATGAAAGGGGTAGTTCGGACCAAGCCTTCTGGCAAATGGCACCCCTCTGAGTGCAAAGCGTTTTTTACCAGCAAGCCTTTGACGATGGTTTGGTACGCGGACATCACGCGGGCTTTTTTGGTTTCCATCAAAGCCACCGAGCAGTTTGCGCAGGGTCAGGGGTTCAGCACCCGCTGGATTTTGTCAACATTTCCTTACCGTTGGAAATCAGTTGGCCTTCCACAATCAATGGCTCAGCGCAATGCTTTTTATAACTTGGCGGCAGCAGTTTGGCAGCCTCAATGGTGGTGGTTTTATGCCCTGGATTGGCGCGAAACAGCAGATGATTTACTTCCTTTCACCTGTACAATTGATGATCAAGTCTTCTTTTTAAAAGCGCAGTTCAACCCCGCTCATCAGCTCACCGAATTGAGTCATTGGCAGGAAAATTGGCAGGAGATTAACACAAAATTGGTCTTCAGTGATTACCAAATGGTGCAAGAACAATCAATCCCTTTACAAGTGGAAGTGCTCGAAAAAGATGCCAACGGGCTGTTGTTTGTACACATCGACTTACAGGTAACAGACGTAGTGCAAAAAGGGCCCTATGCGTGGTGGTAGGCCATTATTTAAACAAATCAGACAACTTCACTTCAAACCCTGGCAACACGGCGCTGCCAGTAAGCACCTCATCAAACGGCACTTCGGTTTCGCTACCATCCGCCTGATAAACCGTAGTTTTTTGTAAAAAAGGATCAATCAACCAGGCCAGCTGGCAACCACACTCCATAAATTCGCCAATTTTTTCTTGGATCGGCTTCAAGCTGTCACTTTTTGAACGAATTTCGACGACAAAGTCAGGGACGATCGGGGCAAATGATTCCTGTTCGTCTGGTGTCAGGGAATTCCATTTCTCGTGGGTCATCCAGGCAGCGTCCGGTCCATAGGTGGCACCATTGGGCAATTTGAATCCTGCTGAAGAATCGAAGACTTCTCCCCTATTGTCTTTTAAGTTCC includes these proteins:
- a CDS encoding Uma2 family endonuclease — protein: MTAVANQFEGVLALAFPEKGMSDDEFFEFCRLNRGLKIERNAAGEIIIMSPTGSKTGIRNAKFNLALGIWNLKDNRGEVFDSSAGFKLPNGATYGPDAAWMTHEKWNSLTPDEQESFAPIVPDFVVEIRSKSDSLKPIQEKIGEFMECGCQLAWLIDPFLQKTTVYQADGSETEVPFDEVLTGSAVLPGFEVKLSDLFK
- a CDS encoding DUF6920 family protein, with protein sequence MNILSYLPEISYLILSLLVLDLLGSGLFRLIVRPRAKRYWEAAEEPLLPQKLAQNQFPPQWLQYLEKSGATKAEPSGKVRLRMKGVVRTKPSGKWHPSECKAFFTSKPLTMVWYADITRAFLVSIKATEQFAQGQGFSTRWILSTFPYRWKSVGLPQSMAQRNAFYNLAAAVWQPQWWWFYALDWRETADDLLPFTCTIDDQVFFLKAQFNPAHQLTELSHWQENWQEINTKLVFSDYQMVQEQSIPLQVEVLEKDANGLLFVHIDLQVTDVVQKGPYAWW
- a CDS encoding DNA topoisomerase IV subunit B, whose translation is MAQQQVSYNEDNIRSLDWKEHIRLRPGMYIGKLGDGASSDDGIYILIKEVVDNCIDEFVMGHGKEIQLKIEDNTAEIRDYGRGIPLGKVIDCVSKINTGGKYDSKAFKKSVGLNGVGTKAVNALSDYFMVKAVRDGQMKIAEFEKGELLKEHPIKKTDEPNGTFVTFRPDNVIFKNYRFQKDHLENQLWNYAYLNSGLKLNYNGNIITSKNGLLDLLERKSKNEDLRYPIIHLKADDLEVAMSHGNHYGEQYYSFVNGQNTTQGGSHLSAFKEAVVDTVKKFYNANYDRTDILGSIVAAVSIRVEEPVFESQTKTKLGSVNIAPEGQTIRTFVGNAIKEHLDNHLRKHPEIADALKKRILQSERERKEIADIKKLANQRAKKANLHNKKLRDCRLHFNDSAKKVAEDMRLATTLFITEGDSASGSITKARDVQTQAIFSLRGKPLNCYGLTKKTVYENEEFNLLQHALNIEDGMDDLRYNRVVIATDADVDGMHIRLLMLTFFLQFFPELVRGNHLYILETPLFRVRDKQQRFYCYSETEKRAAIKKLRGKPEITRFKGLGEISPDEFSAFIGPDIRLEPVIISDNTDIDDVLSYYMGKNTPERQDFIIGNLRVELNDVETEIEEAPKLEMVEVED